A single Haloglycomyces albus DSM 45210 DNA region contains:
- a CDS encoding aldehyde dehydrogenase family protein — MNTRLNTLKTYKMYVGGKFPRSESGRTYAVTTPEGDHLANAPHATRKDVRDAVAKARAAQSAWADATAYLRGQMLYRAAEMMEGRFEQYVDELVDAQGLDRDDASDVVADSIDRLIHYAGWTDKIDAVLSSNNTVAGSFSNVTSVETRGVIGLIAPQDDPLYGFIDAVGAAIVSGNTVVAVTSHRHPLPALSLGEVFATSDIPGGVVNILSADAAEVGSWLASHDDVDGVDLTGVSDRELAAELETKAANSLRVVRRPGADSSDSLDRIRTWVQYKTVWQPSAI, encoded by the coding sequence ATGAACACTCGACTCAATACCCTGAAGACCTACAAGATGTACGTAGGCGGAAAATTTCCTCGTTCGGAATCGGGAAGGACCTATGCAGTGACCACGCCCGAGGGTGACCATCTCGCGAACGCTCCACATGCGACTCGTAAGGACGTTCGCGACGCGGTGGCCAAAGCGCGTGCGGCCCAGTCTGCTTGGGCCGATGCGACCGCCTACCTGCGCGGCCAGATGTTGTATCGGGCGGCCGAGATGATGGAGGGTCGCTTTGAACAGTACGTCGACGAGCTGGTCGACGCCCAAGGACTGGATCGCGACGATGCCTCCGACGTGGTGGCCGACAGCATTGACCGTCTGATTCACTACGCGGGCTGGACCGACAAGATCGATGCGGTCCTGTCCAGCAACAATACCGTTGCCGGTAGCTTCTCCAATGTGACCAGCGTGGAGACTCGCGGGGTGATCGGACTGATCGCTCCGCAGGACGACCCGCTGTACGGCTTTATCGACGCCGTCGGTGCGGCGATCGTGTCGGGAAACACGGTGGTGGCCGTGACCAGTCACCGTCATCCGCTTCCGGCGCTGAGCCTCGGAGAGGTCTTTGCGACCAGTGACATTCCCGGGGGAGTGGTGAACATTCTCAGCGCCGACGCTGCCGAGGTCGGCTCCTGGCTGGCGTCACACGACGACGTGGACGGTGTCGACCTGACCGGGGTGTCCGATCGCGAGTTGGCGGCGGAATTGGAGACCAAGGCGGCCAACAGTCTGCGAGTCGTCCGTCGTCCCGGCGCCGATTCCTCCGATTCCCTCGACCGGATTCGCACATGGGTACAGTACAAGACCGTGTGGCAGCCCAGCGCCATTTAG
- the nhaA gene encoding Na+/H+ antiporter NhaA, whose protein sequence is MSGRHSKGERLWESGPTLLHSDKAIARYIGRPAAQFLKIEPAGGLVLFLCAVIALLWANSPWAAGYDSFWHSHITVDLTVTQVDMSLQHWVNDGLMALFFFVVGLEIKSEIVSGELNRPKNAVTPIAAAVGGMVLPAAIYLAFNAGGPGQSGWGIPMATDIAFALGVVALFGKRIPSPARVFLLTLAIVDDLGAIVVIAVFYTASLSLEWLLAAGVIVAMVVMMRLLRVWSPTVYVALGIALWFSMLQSGVHATIAGVVMGLLISAKPLFNPDAARDWADRLVQDDATFQNNHHLEVLARGTMPPTERIQHRLHPFSTFFVLPIFALANAGVPLSGEILRQATSEPVTLGIVTGLLVGKFVGISGMAWLMVKLGWGALPKNTPWNMMLGLAMTAGIGFTVALFITELAFGGDTSELLDSAKIGVLGASAIAAIVAIVLLSAATRGRQTENSDGPRSETTSPLGER, encoded by the coding sequence ATGAGCGGACGGCATTCAAAAGGGGAACGGCTATGGGAGTCCGGACCTACCCTGTTGCACTCCGATAAGGCCATCGCTCGGTACATCGGTCGCCCCGCCGCCCAGTTCCTGAAGATCGAACCGGCCGGGGGGCTGGTTCTCTTTCTCTGCGCGGTTATCGCCCTGCTCTGGGCCAATTCACCGTGGGCCGCCGGCTATGATTCCTTTTGGCACAGCCACATCACCGTGGATTTGACGGTGACTCAAGTGGACATGTCGCTGCAACACTGGGTCAACGACGGGCTCATGGCACTGTTCTTTTTCGTGGTCGGTCTCGAGATAAAGAGCGAAATCGTCTCCGGGGAACTGAACAGACCAAAGAACGCCGTCACACCGATCGCCGCCGCGGTCGGCGGCATGGTACTTCCCGCCGCGATCTATCTTGCCTTCAACGCCGGTGGCCCGGGGCAAAGCGGATGGGGTATTCCCATGGCGACCGACATCGCCTTTGCTCTCGGGGTGGTAGCCCTTTTCGGGAAACGGATACCCTCACCCGCACGGGTTTTCCTCCTGACCTTGGCGATTGTGGACGATCTCGGCGCCATTGTTGTCATCGCGGTGTTCTATACGGCGTCACTGTCACTGGAATGGCTGCTGGCGGCGGGGGTGATCGTCGCGATGGTCGTGATGATGCGACTGTTGCGGGTATGGTCACCCACCGTCTACGTGGCGTTGGGGATCGCCCTGTGGTTCTCCATGTTGCAGTCGGGGGTGCACGCTACCATCGCGGGCGTCGTCATGGGCCTCCTGATCAGTGCCAAACCGTTGTTCAACCCGGACGCGGCCCGCGACTGGGCCGACCGACTTGTACAGGACGACGCGACCTTTCAGAACAACCACCATCTGGAAGTGCTGGCGCGCGGAACCATGCCGCCGACCGAACGAATCCAGCACCGACTGCATCCGTTCTCCACATTCTTCGTGCTACCGATCTTCGCTCTGGCCAACGCCGGCGTGCCCTTGAGTGGGGAGATCCTTCGCCAGGCCACGAGCGAACCGGTGACCTTGGGGATCGTGACCGGTCTGTTGGTCGGAAAGTTCGTTGGAATCAGCGGGATGGCCTGGCTGATGGTGAAACTGGGGTGGGGCGCTCTACCGAAGAACACTCCGTGGAACATGATGCTGGGACTGGCCATGACCGCCGGAATCGGATTCACCGTGGCACTGTTCATCACCGAACTGGCTTTCGGCGGCGACACGTCCGAACTGCTCGACTCCGCCAAGATCGGTGTCCTCGGGGCCTCGGCCATTGCCGCGATCGTAGCGATCGTGCTTCTGTCAGCGGCAACACGAGGACGTCAGACCGAGAACTCCGACGGTCCGCGTTCGGAGACCACCTCTCCGCTGGGCGAACGGTGA
- a CDS encoding peroxidase family protein, which translates to MVLDPENTDRRSGRSTKKEWHEKPFPLATLALARLRERMRRDNLHDTYVLGGEATRRAVRDGELPWHRSYDGSGYDADDVDMGRAWTRFDRNQALEEIGSPYADLDPSPREVSRSLLNRESFQPAEIVNLFAAAWIQFQNHDWFFHGESPKEHPIEVPLESDDPWPDRPMCVRRTMPDPTATHHAKGPDTYVNTRTHWWDGSQIYGSSREHNARMRTGEHGKMIVDDYGRLPLETNPELPGVDLTGMNENYWAGLALLHTMFVKEHNAVCDMLRRHYRAWSDERLFQTARLVTTALMAKIHTVEWTPAILPHPVLQFGMNCNWYGALGKTVRTKLGRVSKNEALSGILGSPSDHHAAPYSITEEFVTCYRLHPLIPDEFSIRSFRNDAPIATVDFMPLQGNGTRTAVEGFGEDNLLYSMATQHPGSITLHNHPNVLRDLVRVNGEHLDLGTVDILRDRERKIPRYNDFRAMLGKPRVERFSDLSDNTRWVEEMREVYDNRIDAVDSLVGMYAERPPAGFGFSDTAFRVFVLMASRRLKSDRFFTDDYRPEIYTPEGLRWIDDNSMATVICRHHPRLAPHLDGVENVFAPWPRR; encoded by the coding sequence ATGGTACTTGATCCTGAGAACACCGATCGACGTTCCGGTCGCTCCACCAAGAAGGAATGGCATGAGAAGCCGTTTCCACTGGCGACCCTCGCACTGGCGCGCCTGCGAGAGAGGATGCGTCGGGACAACCTGCACGACACCTATGTATTGGGCGGTGAAGCGACACGACGCGCGGTACGCGACGGTGAACTCCCCTGGCATCGCAGTTATGACGGTTCCGGATACGACGCCGACGACGTCGACATGGGCCGGGCGTGGACGCGATTCGACCGGAACCAGGCATTGGAGGAGATCGGTTCTCCGTACGCCGATTTGGATCCGTCGCCTCGGGAAGTCAGTCGCAGTCTCCTGAATCGCGAATCCTTTCAACCGGCGGAGATCGTCAACCTCTTCGCCGCCGCCTGGATTCAGTTCCAAAACCACGACTGGTTTTTTCACGGGGAATCTCCGAAGGAGCATCCGATCGAGGTTCCTCTTGAATCCGACGACCCGTGGCCCGACCGTCCTATGTGCGTCCGTCGTACCATGCCCGATCCCACCGCCACACACCACGCGAAGGGACCGGACACCTATGTCAACACCCGGACGCACTGGTGGGACGGTTCCCAAATCTACGGTTCCAGCCGTGAACACAATGCCCGCATGCGAACCGGGGAACACGGCAAGATGATCGTCGACGATTACGGACGTTTGCCGTTGGAGACGAATCCCGAACTACCAGGTGTGGACCTGACCGGTATGAACGAAAACTACTGGGCCGGATTGGCGCTTCTGCACACCATGTTCGTCAAGGAGCACAATGCCGTCTGCGACATGTTGCGCCGCCACTACCGGGCCTGGAGTGACGAACGGCTGTTTCAGACCGCGCGGTTGGTGACTACCGCGCTCATGGCCAAAATCCACACCGTCGAATGGACCCCGGCGATTCTTCCTCACCCGGTTCTGCAGTTCGGCATGAACTGCAACTGGTACGGGGCGCTGGGGAAAACCGTACGCACCAAATTGGGTCGCGTCTCCAAGAACGAGGCGCTGTCGGGAATTCTGGGCTCGCCGTCCGACCATCACGCGGCACCGTATTCCATCACCGAGGAGTTCGTGACCTGCTACCGGCTGCATCCGCTGATTCCCGATGAATTCTCCATCCGGTCGTTTCGCAATGACGCACCAATAGCGACGGTCGATTTCATGCCGCTCCAAGGAAATGGAACTCGCACGGCCGTGGAGGGGTTCGGGGAGGACAATCTGCTGTATTCGATGGCCACACAACACCCTGGGTCGATCACCTTGCACAACCACCCGAACGTGCTACGCGACCTCGTACGGGTCAACGGCGAGCATCTCGATCTGGGAACCGTGGACATACTGCGAGATCGCGAGCGCAAGATTCCGCGTTACAACGATTTCCGTGCCATGCTCGGCAAACCACGCGTGGAACGTTTCTCGGATTTGAGCGACAACACCCGCTGGGTCGAGGAAATGCGCGAGGTCTACGACAACCGCATAGATGCGGTGGATTCGCTGGTGGGGATGTACGCAGAGCGCCCTCCGGCGGGTTTCGGATTCTCCGACACGGCTTTTCGCGTCTTCGTTCTCATGGCATCCCGTCGTCTGAAGAGCGACCGCTTCTTCACCGATGACTACCGTCCGGAAATCTATACGCCCGAGGGCTTGCGCTGGATCGACGATAATTCGATGGCAACGGTCATCTGTCGTCACCATCCGCGTTTGGCCCCGCATCTGGACGGAGTGGAGAACGTGTTCGCGCCTTGGCCACGGCGATAG
- a CDS encoding aldehyde dehydrogenase family protein, whose product MTTTTLNGTHSDVNISLQKAHDIASWWDEIGFTQRRSHLLRWCAAISNNARDLARLCHRETGKPIPTGVLEISLAVNSVMWAARSARRILGQKRLPTKGIFREYTNTLCYRPYGTVGIIGSTDLPLYAGISSIGYALAGGNSVVYKPSEYAPATGQALARLFQYAAPNAPVLQLVNGDGQVGQQLCQSSVDAVLFIGSETIGQSIMADCAKNLTPAIMQCGGKDSMIVDADANADRAAAAAVYAAFSGSGQAAVGIQRAWAHAEVYDAFLRRVTQRADRLTVSDDPWADLGPMTKHERCGQLRTAMDEALAAGATAVIGGPDEINPPYAPPSVLIDVPTDARLLTDEIPGPVLCISKVDSIREAITLAHSTSGGIASSVFSKKNAAHLARTSRTGMTAVNSGLAWATQPTLPFGGMGGLGRVGGDDGLRALAQPKATSRPRWSPLRSPLLFSTDGRKLAEGLIRKLGKRFGRQ is encoded by the coding sequence ATGACGACGACCACATTGAACGGAACGCACAGTGATGTGAATATTTCCCTGCAGAAGGCTCATGACATCGCGTCATGGTGGGACGAGATCGGGTTTACGCAGCGACGATCCCATCTTCTACGGTGGTGCGCCGCGATAAGCAACAACGCCCGCGATTTGGCGCGGCTGTGTCACCGGGAAACGGGAAAACCCATTCCCACCGGGGTTCTGGAAATCTCTTTGGCGGTCAATTCGGTCATGTGGGCAGCCCGGTCGGCGCGTCGAATACTGGGACAGAAACGACTGCCCACCAAAGGAATCTTCCGCGAATACACCAATACGCTCTGTTATCGCCCGTACGGGACCGTGGGCATCATCGGTTCCACCGACCTTCCGCTCTACGCCGGTATCTCCTCAATCGGATACGCCCTTGCCGGCGGCAACTCGGTGGTGTACAAACCCAGCGAATACGCCCCGGCAACGGGTCAGGCCTTGGCTCGATTGTTCCAGTACGCCGCGCCCAACGCACCCGTACTTCAGCTGGTCAACGGCGACGGTCAAGTGGGGCAACAGCTCTGCCAGAGCTCAGTTGACGCGGTACTGTTCATCGGCTCCGAGACGATTGGGCAGTCTATTATGGCCGACTGTGCAAAGAATCTGACTCCGGCCATCATGCAGTGCGGCGGCAAAGACTCCATGATCGTCGATGCCGACGCCAATGCCGATCGAGCCGCCGCGGCAGCGGTTTACGCCGCGTTTTCCGGCTCGGGGCAAGCCGCTGTAGGCATTCAGCGAGCCTGGGCGCACGCCGAGGTATACGACGCTTTCCTACGTCGAGTCACCCAGCGCGCGGATCGACTGACCGTATCAGACGATCCCTGGGCGGACCTGGGCCCGATGACCAAACACGAACGGTGCGGACAATTGCGCACGGCAATGGACGAGGCGCTCGCCGCTGGAGCTACCGCGGTCATCGGCGGCCCCGATGAGATCAACCCGCCATATGCTCCACCCAGCGTCCTCATCGACGTGCCCACCGACGCTCGCCTCCTGACGGACGAGATTCCCGGCCCCGTCCTCTGTATATCTAAAGTGGATTCCATTAGGGAGGCGATAACTCTGGCACACTCCACCTCTGGAGGAATCGCCTCCTCGGTGTTCTCCAAGAAAAACGCCGCCCATCTCGCACGCACCAGTCGCACCGGGATGACGGCGGTGAACTCCGGTCTGGCTTGGGCGACTCAGCCCACCCTTCCGTTCGGGGGCATGGGAGGTCTGGGCCGGGTCGGCGGTGACGACGGACTACGCGCTCTGGCACAACCCAAGGCAACCTCGCGTCCTCGGTGGAGCCCGTTGCGATCCCCACTGCTCTTCTCCACCGACGGTCGCAAACTGGCCGAAGGCCTCATTCGTAAGCTAGGCAAGCGTTTTGGGAGACAATAA
- a CDS encoding cytochrome P450: MTATPNNWPTMNGWEKIATLMVHTVPSVAGGTLMVRPRARSILHWLTDPAMVSYFDGLRRKYHGLPLWGPGGTLYLLSSSDAHEMLSQPATVFSPASAEKRAMAEGMQPDGLLLSGGELRDRRRELNDEVLDYHHPVPRAASSDAAIVAFEVGEVLDSALVTGRLSWPSVKRMFDRIGRQVCLGRAARDDEEVTELLTALRREGNWFGRLPGARRRSDRCRRRLEDRIGAYATRADSRSLVGSMSDLPVDGSVRPLGQVPHWLMATALLGPVTMRALALLDSYPRSLVRVLDDLETADRFHRRGSKDHFLAQPYLTAVICDAARLWPMVANLSRVTTEDTSLGGVELESGTSIMVPAHFLARSQARGEEANRFVPERWLSGEAQDNWAYLPFSKGPGSCPGRDLGIFLIQEALNSFLRRATFRGRRSVVGTGEGLPKFNAFWNLAFTVSERVTTQSLTDIPVPAAVGRGKERS, encoded by the coding sequence ATGACCGCGACTCCGAACAACTGGCCCACCATGAACGGCTGGGAGAAAATCGCCACGCTCATGGTCCACACCGTTCCCTCTGTTGCGGGTGGGACGCTCATGGTCCGTCCGCGAGCGCGGTCGATCCTGCATTGGTTGACCGACCCGGCCATGGTGAGCTATTTCGACGGTCTGCGGCGCAAATACCATGGATTGCCTCTGTGGGGCCCGGGCGGCACGCTTTATCTGCTGAGCTCTTCGGATGCGCACGAGATGTTGTCGCAGCCGGCCACGGTTTTCTCTCCCGCCTCGGCGGAGAAACGTGCGATGGCGGAAGGGATGCAACCGGACGGGTTGTTGTTGTCGGGTGGCGAGTTGCGGGATCGACGCCGGGAGTTGAACGACGAGGTCTTGGACTATCACCACCCGGTTCCCCGCGCCGCGAGTTCGGACGCGGCGATCGTGGCGTTCGAGGTGGGTGAGGTCTTGGATTCGGCGCTGGTCACCGGTCGACTGTCATGGCCGTCGGTAAAACGAATGTTCGATCGCATTGGACGGCAGGTGTGTTTGGGGCGGGCCGCTCGAGACGACGAGGAAGTCACGGAACTTCTGACCGCGCTGCGCAGAGAAGGCAATTGGTTCGGTCGACTCCCCGGGGCAAGGCGGCGCTCGGATCGGTGTCGACGTCGTTTGGAAGACCGGATCGGCGCCTATGCGACACGCGCGGATTCGCGGTCACTGGTGGGTTCGATGTCCGATCTGCCGGTCGACGGGAGTGTTCGTCCCTTGGGGCAGGTTCCGCACTGGTTGATGGCCACTGCGCTTCTGGGCCCCGTTACCATGCGTGCCTTGGCCTTGTTGGATTCGTATCCACGTTCCCTGGTGCGGGTCCTCGACGATCTTGAAACAGCCGATCGTTTTCATCGACGGGGAAGCAAGGATCATTTTCTCGCGCAGCCGTATTTGACGGCCGTCATCTGTGACGCCGCACGCCTGTGGCCGATGGTCGCCAACCTCTCGCGGGTGACGACGGAGGATACCTCCCTCGGCGGTGTCGAGTTGGAGTCGGGCACCTCGATCATGGTTCCCGCGCATTTTTTGGCGCGCTCGCAGGCACGAGGGGAGGAAGCCAACCGATTCGTCCCCGAACGATGGTTGAGCGGCGAGGCCCAGGACAATTGGGCCTACCTCCCCTTCAGTAAGGGACCGGGGTCATGCCCGGGCCGTGACCTGGGTATTTTTCTGATTCAAGAGGCTTTGAACTCTTTCCTACGTCGCGCCACCTTCCGGGGCCGTCGCTCCGTCGTGGGCACCGGTGAGGGGCTGCCCAAATTCAACGCGTTCTGGAACCTGGCCTTCACCGTCTCCGAACGCGTCACCACGCAGAGCCTGACCGACATACCCGTGCCCGCCGCCGTGGGCCGAGGAAAGGAGCGTTCATGA
- a CDS encoding FAD-binding oxidoreductase — protein MLIDSKTVVERLREVLDASDVRTEEAVLAEYSRDSAPFCEVGSPSVVVFPQNVAQVQHVMRVAGELGIGVVPQGARTGLAGAATAVDDGIVLNLQQMDAILDVDANNRLIRCQPGATTQAVAAAAAESGLAYPPDPVSFRDCTVGGNIATGAGGVCCVKYGVTADYVRGLSVVLADGRLVRVGSDTVKNVAGYNLTQLFVGAEGTLGVVVEATLALRPVRSDALALLAQFPSASAAGDAVAAIVAAGHTPSALELMDSTATQAVAALGHPDLVEAEATCLIVESDAPTQEDDVAEFGRLCEAAGANHVAVGDDGEAAARLLEARRMVPAALHDKAVSISPRAVSFIEDVAVPRTALAELIEEIEEISRRRDTWIATLGHAGDGNLHPIVVFDPDDEAQLQRAHAAYDDIMAAGLRLGGTISGEHGVGTLKKDWLTRQIDPVELALMQEIKKVFDPQGILNPGKVL, from the coding sequence ATGTTGATAGATAGCAAAACCGTTGTCGAACGTCTGCGGGAGGTGCTGGACGCCTCCGACGTTCGAACCGAAGAGGCCGTTCTCGCCGAATATTCCCGGGATTCTGCACCGTTCTGCGAAGTGGGATCGCCGTCGGTGGTGGTGTTTCCGCAGAATGTGGCGCAGGTGCAACATGTCATGCGGGTAGCCGGTGAACTGGGCATCGGCGTTGTCCCGCAAGGGGCTCGGACAGGTTTGGCCGGCGCGGCCACCGCGGTTGACGATGGGATCGTCCTCAACCTGCAGCAGATGGACGCGATCCTCGACGTCGACGCGAACAACCGCCTCATTCGCTGCCAGCCGGGGGCCACGACGCAGGCGGTGGCCGCGGCCGCCGCCGAATCGGGCCTGGCCTACCCGCCCGATCCGGTCAGTTTCCGCGATTGCACCGTCGGCGGGAACATCGCCACCGGAGCCGGCGGGGTCTGCTGCGTGAAATACGGTGTCACCGCCGACTACGTGCGGGGCCTGTCGGTCGTCCTGGCCGACGGTCGACTCGTCCGGGTGGGTAGCGACACCGTCAAAAACGTCGCCGGGTACAACCTGACGCAACTGTTCGTGGGGGCGGAAGGCACTCTCGGAGTGGTCGTGGAAGCCACGCTGGCCTTGCGTCCCGTACGCAGTGATGCTCTGGCGCTGTTGGCACAGTTTCCCAGCGCCTCGGCGGCAGGTGACGCGGTAGCCGCGATCGTGGCGGCCGGACATACGCCGTCGGCTTTGGAGCTGATGGATTCCACCGCCACCCAGGCGGTAGCGGCGTTGGGGCATCCGGATCTCGTCGAGGCCGAAGCGACTTGTCTGATCGTGGAATCCGATGCTCCTACGCAGGAAGACGATGTAGCGGAGTTCGGGCGTCTCTGCGAGGCGGCCGGGGCCAATCACGTCGCCGTTGGCGACGACGGTGAGGCGGCCGCACGGCTGTTGGAGGCTCGTCGCATGGTTCCTGCCGCTCTTCACGACAAGGCCGTCTCGATTTCCCCACGAGCGGTGTCGTTCATCGAGGACGTCGCCGTACCTCGCACCGCCTTGGCGGAGTTGATCGAGGAGATCGAGGAGATCTCACGGCGGCGCGATACGTGGATCGCCACGCTCGGGCACGCTGGCGACGGAAACCTCCATCCCATCGTGGTCTTCGATCCCGACGACGAAGCTCAACTTCAACGCGCCCATGCCGCCTACGACGACATCATGGCCGCCGGTCTACGCCTAGGCGGAACGATTTCAGGGGAACACGGAGTCGGCACGTTGAAAAAGGACTGGCTGACGCGCCAAATCGACCCGGTCGAACTCGCTCTGATGCAGGAAATCAAAAAAGTCTTCGACCCACAGGGGATCTTGAACCCCGGGAAGGTGCTCTGA
- the mdlC gene encoding benzoylformate decarboxylase, whose product MTEKTTTVQDAVFEVFRAFGIDRVFGNPGSTELSFLQRFPSDLDYVLGLQEAVVVGMADAYAAASGRPAVVNLHTATGVGNGMGAMANARDNKTPMLVIAGQQHREMLVAEPLLANPDAVTLTRPIAKWSHESTRAGDIPIDVARALRAALTPPCGPVFLSTPMDDLGRELSADDLYRLRATLARECRSTPVVADDSLATIAERMDAADQVALVFGGEIDRDDAHSAAVALADSTGAPVWSAPVEGRLCFPNNHPQYQGELEPAIGLIAHVFAEFDLVVVVGAPVFKYYPYVPGPWLANGTDLIQLTSAPNEAVDAVVGSAWVGHVGSALEGLLKKVQHHRTPPEPLPEPVSVSDVDPPLPEAVFDALAASAPANTVWVNESPSNVGQFWQRVRPSEPHSFYFSAGGGLGYGMAAAVGAGMAQPHRPVIAVIGDGSAQYALPAMWTAQRYSIPVVFVVLRNDEYAILKWFAQFENADSVPGLDVGGIETTTIASGYGLATASVRTRDEIIAAVTEALERRGPTLIEVPVTTVTPLLGGDVSHVDR is encoded by the coding sequence ATGACTGAAAAAACTACGACTGTTCAAGATGCGGTATTCGAAGTTTTCCGTGCTTTCGGGATCGATCGGGTCTTTGGAAACCCCGGCTCCACGGAGCTGTCGTTTCTCCAACGTTTCCCAAGCGATCTGGATTATGTACTCGGGCTTCAAGAAGCGGTGGTGGTGGGCATGGCCGACGCCTACGCCGCCGCTTCGGGACGCCCGGCGGTGGTGAATCTGCATACCGCTACCGGGGTCGGCAACGGCATGGGAGCCATGGCGAACGCCCGTGACAATAAGACACCGATGCTGGTCATCGCGGGTCAGCAACACCGTGAGATGTTGGTGGCCGAGCCGTTGCTGGCCAATCCCGATGCGGTCACGCTGACACGCCCGATCGCCAAGTGGTCCCACGAGTCGACACGGGCCGGCGATATCCCCATCGATGTGGCCCGCGCATTGCGAGCCGCCCTGACACCACCGTGCGGTCCGGTTTTCCTCTCCACACCGATGGACGATCTGGGCCGGGAGCTGTCTGCCGACGATTTGTATCGGTTGCGGGCGACCTTGGCTCGCGAGTGCCGGTCCACACCGGTGGTGGCGGACGATTCGCTGGCGACCATCGCCGAACGTATGGATGCGGCCGATCAGGTCGCCTTGGTGTTCGGTGGCGAGATCGACCGCGACGACGCGCATTCCGCCGCGGTGGCTCTCGCGGATTCCACCGGCGCGCCGGTCTGGTCGGCCCCGGTGGAGGGACGATTGTGCTTTCCGAACAACCATCCGCAGTACCAGGGCGAACTGGAACCGGCGATCGGGCTGATCGCTCATGTCTTCGCGGAGTTCGATCTGGTTGTGGTGGTCGGAGCTCCGGTGTTCAAATATTATCCGTACGTGCCCGGGCCGTGGCTGGCCAACGGGACGGACCTGATCCAGCTGACCTCGGCGCCGAACGAGGCGGTCGACGCGGTAGTGGGTTCGGCGTGGGTGGGACATGTCGGTAGTGCTCTTGAGGGCCTGTTGAAGAAGGTACAGCACCATCGCACTCCACCAGAACCGTTGCCGGAACCGGTCTCGGTATCCGACGTTGACCCGCCCTTGCCCGAAGCGGTGTTCGACGCGTTGGCGGCGAGCGCTCCCGCCAATACGGTGTGGGTCAATGAGTCCCCTTCCAACGTAGGTCAATTTTGGCAACGGGTTCGGCCGAGTGAACCGCACTCGTTCTATTTCTCGGCCGGTGGCGGCCTCGGATACGGGATGGCGGCCGCGGTCGGCGCCGGGATGGCTCAACCGCATCGACCCGTTATCGCCGTCATCGGAGACGGATCGGCTCAATACGCGTTGCCGGCGATGTGGACGGCGCAACGCTATTCGATTCCGGTTGTGTTCGTGGTTTTGCGTAATGACGAATACGCGATTTTGAAGTGGTTCGCGCAGTTTGAAAACGCCGACTCGGTACCGGGTCTGGACGTGGGCGGCATCGAGACGACCACGATCGCCTCCGGCTACGGTCTGGCCACCGCATCGGTTCGCACCCGCGACGAGATCATCGCCGCCGTTACCGAAGCGTTGGAGCGGCGTGGACCGACGCTCATCGAAGTTCCCGTCACCACCGTGACTCCATTGTTGGGAGGCGATGTGTCCCATGTTGATAGATAG